AGTTCAATAGAGTCTGGAATAGAATATTGTGAATCATTATTAACACGAAATACGTATTCCCTCCAAAAAACAAAGCCTAATGTAAAAGCAACAATTACTAATTGTAAAGAGAAAAAGAAAATAAGATGTGAGCCTTTTACACTTTCTCCAAAAAGTAAACGATAGCTACCCAAAGAAATCCAACGAAGCAGATAGTCAAAAGTCAAGACTTTAAGTGATAAATCAACAATATGAATTTTGTCTTCTTGTGTTTGATTATTTATCAAATTATGGGGAGTAGAGATGGGCATTTTTTATAAGAATAATATAGGACTAAAATTATAATCTATTTTTTATTATAGTCTAGCTACAAAGTAAATACCGAGAGTTAATAATCAAACCTATAACAGTATTTTTTTCGTCAAATGAATTAATTTACTAGATTAAATAAATTCATATTTAGATTAAGGTTAATCAATTCTACATAAACACACAAAAAAAGCCTTCTACTTTTAAAGTAAAAGGCTTTCAATTTTTTTGAAATTCTATATTTTAGTTATCGCTATCAGCACGAATCATTGCACAACGGAAACCGATGTGAGAAGTAGAAGAATCTTCTTCAATATAACGACGAGTACCTGGAGATAACCAGTAAGCTACATCTTTCCAAGAACCACCTTTATAAACACGTACGTGATTATTAATCAATGTTTCGAAGTTGGCAAAATCATAATCCTCAGATTTGTCTAAGAAGTCATTACGACGAATAGGGTTTAAGTCTGCGTTTGGCTCTCCACCAAAATCTTCAAATGAACCTGGACGGTAAATATCCCAAACCCATTCGTTTACGTTTCCTGCCATGTTATAAAGACCAAAGTCGTTTGGTGGATACGAATAAATCCAAGTAGTAATCATTGCACCATCATTCAATGCACCTGCAATACCTGCATAATCACCACGACCACGTTTGAAGTTAGCCAAAAATTGTCCCATTTGCTTTCCATAAGGATTACGAAGTGAGTGACCATCCCAAGGATAAAGACGAGCATAATCTTGTGCTTCATCTAAATATTGTGTTCCAATTAAGCCTTTAGCTGCATATTCCCATTCTGCCTCAGTAGGAAGACGGTAACCTGGTAAAACTACACCAGACTCTAATGGAATACGTTCACCATTTTTAGCTAATTCTTTTACATCTTTTTTGCCACTCTTCATAGCTAAGCCATTATTTACCATACTTGTACGCCAAAGTGAATAATCACTTGCTTGTTTCCAAGAAACACCCACAACTGGGAAGTAACGGAAACCTGGGTAACGTAAATAATGATCAACATAAGGATCGTTATAAGCTAATTCAGCAGACCAAACAGTTGTGTCAGGTAATGACTCTTCATAAGCTTGTTGAGAAGAATCTTGTAATAGATAGTGCATATACTCTAACCAGTGAATATTTGCAATTTCTGTTTCGTCCATATAAAAGGACTTAATAGTAACTGTATTCTCAATGTTATCAGAAGCAGTCATTTCTACATTCTCTTCGAAAGAACCCAAAATATGACGACCACCTTCAATAAATACGAGGTTAGGACCAGCAGGTTGTCCCTTAAATTTTTCTACTTTAAAGCCACCCTCTTCACCATTTGGTTTTTTCTTACCAAAGGCTACTCCTGTAGCTGTACTTTTTTTACCTGGGTCGGTACTTGTTGGTGGTTTTTTGTTACAACCTCCTAGCATTAATCCTAAAGCTAGGATAAATAATGCGCTGAACTGAAAACTCAATTTTGCCATAATGCGTGATATTATAATCTTTTTTTAATTGTATTGAATTTCTATAAAACCTTTTTCTGAAGCAGATTCAATAAAAAACAATAAATTGCTTAGTATTAGTATTTTCTAAATTGTTTTGGGAAAAGGATTATTAAAAAATAGCTACTTTCTTATAAACTAATTTTTGTAACCTAATTTTAACTTTCGTCATAATCTTGCAAATTTCAAGCAAGATTTT
This is a stretch of genomic DNA from Bernardetia sp. MNP-M8. It encodes these proteins:
- the gldJ gene encoding gliding motility lipoprotein GldJ; its protein translation is MAKLSFQFSALFILALGLMLGGCNKKPPTSTDPGKKSTATGVAFGKKKPNGEEGGFKVEKFKGQPAGPNLVFIEGGRHILGSFEENVEMTASDNIENTVTIKSFYMDETEIANIHWLEYMHYLLQDSSQQAYEESLPDTTVWSAELAYNDPYVDHYLRYPGFRYFPVVGVSWKQASDYSLWRTSMVNNGLAMKSGKKDVKELAKNGERIPLESGVVLPGYRLPTEAEWEYAAKGLIGTQYLDEAQDYARLYPWDGHSLRNPYGKQMGQFLANFKRGRGDYAGIAGALNDGAMITTWIYSYPPNDFGLYNMAGNVNEWVWDIYRPGSFEDFGGEPNADLNPIRRNDFLDKSEDYDFANFETLINNHVRVYKGGSWKDVAYWLSPGTRRYIEEDSSTSHIGFRCAMIRADSDN